The following coding sequences lie in one Catharus ustulatus isolate bCatUst1 chromosome 5, bCatUst1.pri.v2, whole genome shotgun sequence genomic window:
- the LRRTM1 gene encoding leucine-rich repeat transmembrane neuronal protein 1 → MDFLLIGLCLNWLLRKPPGLILCTLGIFSKMLPAVNSGCPQLCRCEGRLLYCESLNLTEMPRNLSGMMGLSLRYNSLSELHDGQFTGLMQLTWLYLDHNHICSVEGNAFQKLRRVKELTLSSNKITQLPNTTFRPMPNLRSVDLSYNNLQSLEPDLFHGLRKLTTLHMRSNAIKFVPVRIFQDCRSLKFLDIGYNQLKSLARNSFAGLFKLTELHLEHNDLVKVNLAHFPRLISLHSLCLRRNKVTIVVNTLDWIWQLEKMDLSGNEIEYIEPHVFESVPHLKSLQLDSNRLTYIDSRVLDSWKSLTSISLSANAWDCSRNVCALASWLSNFQGRYDSNLLCATPEYAQGEDVLDAVYAFHLCEDDADPTSVNTFSPVTNNSEQTLGYGSATATYDAPDGDEDRTTYAVTITMPGENSENAVQIHKVVTGTMALIFSFLIVVLVLYVSWKCFPAGLRQLRQCFVTQRRKQKQKQTMHQMAAMSAQEYYVDYKPNHIEGALVIINEYGSCSCHQQPARECEV, encoded by the coding sequence ATGGATTTCCTTCTTATTGGTCTCTGTTTAAACTGGCTGCTGAGGAAGCCCCCGGGGTTGATATTGTGTACGCTGGGTATCTTTTCTAAAATGCTTCCAGCTGTGAATAGTGGGTGTCCACAGCTCTGTCGGTGTGAGGGCAGGCTTTTGTACTGTGAATCACTGAATCTCACAGAGATGCCTCGCAACCTGTCGGGCATGATGGGCTTGTCTCTGCGGTACAACAGCCTTTCAGAGCTGCATGATGGACAGTTCACAGGGTTAATGCAGCTCACGTGGCTCTATCTGGATCACAATCACATTTGCTCAGTGGAGGGGAATGCCTTTCAAAAATTGCGGCGAGTTAAAGAGCTCACCCTGAGTTCCAACAAAATAACCCAACTGCCCAACACCACTTTCCGCCCCATGCCAAACTTGCGCAGTGTGGATTTATCATACAATAACCTACAGTCCTTGGAGCCCGACCTGTTCCACGGGCTGAGGAAACTGACAACTTTGCACATGCGGTCGAACGCCATCAAGTTCGTGCCAGTGAGAATTTTTCAGGACTGTCGCAGCCTGAAGTTTCTAGACATAGGATACAATCAGTTAAAGAGCCTGGCTCGAAACTCTTTTGCTGGCTTGTTCAAACTCACTGAGCTGCACCTCGAGCACAATGACTTGGTGAAAGTGAATTTAGCCCATTTTCCCAGGCTCATCTCCCTGCACTCCCTCTGCTTGCGAAGGAATAAAGTTACCATCGTAGTAAACACTTTGGACTGGATATGGCAACTCGAAAAGATGGATCTCTCCGGCAACGAAATCGAATACATCGAACCTCACGTTTTCGAAAGTGTACCTCATCTcaaatccctgcagctggacTCCAACCGGCTGACCTACATCGACTCCCGAGTCCTGGACTCCTGGAAGTCCCTCACGAGCATCAGCCTCTCCGCCAACGCCTGGGATTGCAGCCGGAACGTCTGCGCCCTGGCCTCCTGGCTCAGCAACTTCCAGGGTCGCTACGACAGCaacctgctctgtgccacccccgAGTACGCCCAGGGAGAGGATGTTTTGGATGCTGTGTACGCCTTTCACTTGTGCGAGGACGACGCCGACCCCACCAGCGTCAACACCTTCTCCCCGGTGACCAACAACAGCGAGCAGACGCTGGGCTATGGCTCGGCCACCGCCACCTACGACGCGCCCGACGGCGACGAGGACCGGACCACGTACGCCGTCACCATCACCATGCCCGGCGAGAACTCCGAGAACGCCGTGCAGATTCACAAGGTGGTGACGGGCACCATGGCactgattttttccttcctcatcgTGGTTTTGGTGTTGTACGTCTCCTGGAAGTGCTTCCCAGCCGGCTTAAGGCAACTAAGACAGTGCTTTGTCACACAGCGCaggaagcagaagcaaaaaCAGACCATGCACCAAATGGCTGCCATGTCAGCCCAGGAGTATTATGTTGATTACAAACCCAACCACATTGAGGGAGCCCTGGTGATCATTAATGAGTACGGATCTTGCTCCTGTCACCAGCAGCCAGCGAGGGAATGCGAGGTGTGa